One genomic window of Gossypium hirsutum isolate 1008001.06 chromosome D11, Gossypium_hirsutum_v2.1, whole genome shotgun sequence includes the following:
- the LOC107913241 gene encoding uncharacterized protein, protein MSAHLSKTDSEVSSLSQSSPARSDRRQVYYVQSPSRDSHDGEKTTNSFHSTPVLSPMGSPPHSHSNSSLGPHSSRESSSTRLSGSMKPQRKHDGSRKGRKPWKEFDAIEEEGLLDGDGAHQDFHRRRCYFLAFVVGFFVLFTTFSLILWGASRPQKPKITMKSISFNEFRVHAGTDSSGVSTEMVTMNCTVKLTFRNTATFFGVHVTSTPLDLSYSQLTVATGTMRKFYQSRKSQRALTVVMLGSQIPLYGGGASLGSLNGAPTQPVPLTLNFIVRSRAYVLGKLVKPKFYKRIECSVTMNPIKMSRAISLKNKCIYS, encoded by the exons ATGTCGGCTCATCTCTCCAAGACAGACTCAGAGGTGAGCAGCCTAAGTCAATCTTCACCGGCAAGATCGGATCGTCGCCAAGTCTACTATGTGCAGAGCCCATCCAGGGACTCTCATGATGGTGAAAAGACCACAAACTCATTCCACTCCACACCGGTGCTCAGCCCCATGGGCTCACCTCCTCACTCTCACTCCAACTCTTCATTAGGCCCTCATTCCTCGCGTGAGTCTTCTTCAACCCGCTTGTCTGGATCCATGAAACCACAGCGTAAGCACGACGGATCTCGCAAGGGTCGCAAGCCATGGAAAGAGTTCGATGCCATTGAAGAAGAAGGCTTACTTGATGGTGATGGCGCCCACCAGGACTTCCATCGTCGTCGTTGCTATTTCCTCGCATTTGTGGTCGGCTTCTTTGTGCTTTTCACTACGTTTTCTTTGATCCTTTGGGGTGCTAGTAGACCTCAAAAACCTAAAATCACCATGAAG AGCATATCGTTCAACGAATTCAGGGTTCACGCAGGTACGGATTCCTCGGGAGTGAGCACCGAAATGGTGACGATGAACTGCACAGTGAAGCTCACGTTCCGTAACACAGCCACATTTTTTGGGGTTCATGTAACATCAACACCTTTAGATCTCTCTTACTCTCAGCTCACTGTTGCCACCGGAACG ATGCGGAAGTTTTACCAATCAAGAAAGAGCCAAAGGGCATTAACTGTGGTGATGTTAGGTAGTCAAATTCCATTGTATGGAGGAGGGGCTAGCTTGGGTAGCCTGAACGGTGCACCGACTCAGCCGGTGCCATTGACACTAAACTTCATTGTTCGTTCCAGGGCTTATGTTTTAGGTAAGTTGGTGAAGCCCAAGTTCTACAAGAGGATTGAATGTTCAGTCACTATGAACCCAATCAAGATGAGTAGGGCTATTTCACTAAAAAACAAGTGCATTTACAGCTAA
- the LOC107913235 gene encoding subtilisin-like protease SBT1.9, whose translation MPQSSTMNFLHTLSTVLFIVSFHPFTRAKPDTYIIHMDPSAMPKAFSSHHSWYFSMLSSISDTSEAASASSTVTSKHLYTYTHSINGFSATLTLSELESLKKSFGYLSFTRDRPLTVHTTHTSQFLGLNSVSGAWTAPNYGEDVIIGIVDSGIWPESESYSDEGMAQVPTRWKGKCESGTNFNSSFCNKKLIGARFYNKGLLSSHPKLTIPMNSPRDINGHGTHTSSIAAGNSAKGASYFGYASGTANGMAPRAHIAMYKVVWRYGTYTSDVLAAIDQAIQDGVDILSLSLGLSVDNNVLDDDPIAVATFAAMEKGIFIAASAGNDGPLYWSLVNGAPWMLTVAAGSIDREFDGILTLGNGVQITFESLYPGNFSRNQMPLIVMDECASLEELRQVRNNIIVCKDHLSISDQVENAESAMVSAAVFISNYSYLSELHTRSSFPAAFIGLDDGQTVIDYIKQNSDPRGRFQFRKTSIGTKPAPKADAYSSRGPFLSCPNVLKPDILAPGSLVLASWSPVSEVTKVGSHPLFSKFNLLSGTSMAAPHAAGVAALVKKAHPDWSPAAIRSAIMTTANPFDNNLSPIKDVSNFNQLASPLDIGAGHINPIKALDPGLVYDATPEDYMKLLCAMNYTSKKIRMFTKLSHDCMNRSLDLNYPTFIAFFNDDGLSTSADKFEQEFQRTVTNVGKEGMAYTAKVTGMDGIKVMVEPPKLVFKQKYEKQSYKLRLEGPKLLKKDVIFGALSWRDDAGKYMVTSPIMATTITSHTVTHS comes from the coding sequence ATGCCACAGAGTTCAACCATGAATTTTCTTCATACTCTTTCCACTGTTTTGTTCATTGTCTCCTTTCATCCGTTCACTCGAGCGAAACCCGACACATACATCATCCACATGGACCCATCAGCCATGCCTAAAGCCTTCTCCAGTCATCACAGCTGGTATTTCTCAATGCTTTCTTCCATATCAGACACCTCTGAAGCAGCTTCAGCCTCTTCCACCGTTACTTCCAAACATTTATACACTTACACTCATTCTATCAACGGATTCAGTGCTACTCTCACCTTATCGGAGCTTGAATCCCTAAAGAAATCCTTTGGTTACCTTTCATTCACTCGAGATCGTCCTCTCACTGTCCATACAACTCATACTTCTCAATTTCTTGGTTTAAACTCAGTTTCAGGTGCATGGACAGCTCCAAATTATGGTGAAGATGTCATTATTGGTATAGTTGACTCTGGAATTTGGCCTGAGAGTGAGAGTTATAGTGATGAGGGGATGGCTCAAGTTCCCACCAGATGGAAAGGAAAATGCGAGTCAGGCACCAATTTCAATTCTTCCTTTTGCAACAAGAAACTCATCGGGGCTCGGTTTTACAACAAAGGGTTGCTTTCTAGCCATCCTAAGTTAACTATTCCAATGAATTCCCCTAGGGATATCAATGGACATGGAACTCATACATCATCAATTGCTGCGGGTAACTCTGCAAAAGGAGCTTCCTATTTTGGCTATGCTTCAGGAACAGCTAATGGCATGGCTCCACGGGCTCATATAGCAATGTACAAAGTAGTTTGGAGATATGGAACATACACATCCGATGTACTAGCTGCAATTGACCAGGCAATTCAAGATGGAGTTGATATATTGTCCTTATCCTTGGGGTTAAGCGTGGATAACAATGTCTTGGATGATGATCCGATAGCAGTAGCCACTTTCGCAGCGATGGAAAAGGGTATTTTCATAGCAGCATCGGCCGGAAACGATGGGCCTTTATATTGGTCTTTAGTCAATGGAGCACCATGGATGTTAACCGTGGCTGCTGGTTCTATAGATCGTGAATTTGATGGAATTTTGACTTTGGGAAATGGAGTGCAAATCACCTTTGAATCCTTGTATCCAGGTAATTTTTCTCGAAACCAAATGCCTCTCATTGTTATGGATGAATGTGCAAGCTTGGAGGAACTAAGGCAAGTACGAAACAACATAATCGTTTGCAAGGACCATCTAAGTATAAGCGATCAAGTCGAAAATGCAGAATCTGCAATGGTATCTGCAGCTGTTTTCATATCCAATTACTCTTATTTATCTGAACTTCACACTAGAAGCTCATTTCCAGCAGCATTTATTGGCCTTGATGATGGTCAAACTGTGATAGACTACATAAAGCAGAACAGTGATCCCAGGGGAAGGTTTCAATTTCGGAAAACAAGCATTGGCACAAAACCAGCACCAAAGGCAGATGCTTATAGTTCCAGAGGGCCATTTTTAAGCTGTCCCAATGTTCTAAAGCCTGATATATTGGCTCCTGGTTCTTTAGTGTTAGCATCATGGTCTCCAGTCAGTGAAGTTACTAAAGTCGGATCACATCCTTTGTTTAGCAAATTCAATCTCTTATCAGGAACCTCTATGGCTGCACCCCATGCGGCAGGCGTGGCAGCACTTGTGAAGAAAGCGCACCCTGACTGGAGCCCTGCAGCCATTCGCTCTGCCATTATGACCACTGCCAATCCATTTGACAACAATTTAAGCCCCATTAAAGATGTCTCAAATTTTAACCAGCTCGCTAGTCCTCTAGACATTGGAGCTGGCCACATCAATCCCATCAAGGCTCTTGATCCCGGGCTTGTGTACGATGCAACACCAGAAGACTACATGAAGCTGCTGTGTGCAATGAATTACACATCAAAGAAAATCCGAATGTTTACGAAGCTAAGTCACGACTGCATGAACCGGTCCTTGGATCTTAATTACCCTACTTTCATAGCTTTCTTCAATGATGATGGGCTTTCAACTTCAGCTGACAAGTTTGAACAAGAATTTCAGAGGACGGTAACAAATGTGGGCAAAGAAGGAATGGCTTATACGGCAAAGGTGACAGGCATGGATGGTATAAAGGTGATGGTGGAGCCTCCGAAGTTGGTTTTCAAGCAGAAATATGAGAAACAAAGCTACAAGCTCAGGTTGGAGGGCCCAAAATTATTGAAGAAAGATGTGATTTTTGGTGCTTTGAGTTGGAGGGATGATGCTGGTAAATACATGGTAACAAGTCCAATTATGGCTACAACCATCACATCACACACAGTAACCCATAGTTAA